The Lycium barbarum isolate Lr01 chromosome 11, ASM1917538v2, whole genome shotgun sequence genome contains the following window.
taaggaacttttTTTCCAAAAACATTTTGACCAGccaaacatgggaaaattggaTAACCAAACCAAACACACCCTTGATGGTGCACTTAAGTTCTTGTGGTTGATTATTTGGGTTTTGGATTTTCCATTTGCAGGGCTGTAGGCACCGACGAGCCATTGTTCAATATGAACTCTGGAAAATTAGAAGCATCGCTGGATAGAGTGGAGGCCATCTTTAGCCAATAAGCACAACGATCACTTGGTATCTTACCTGTTTATGCTGCCTAATCTATCTTGGAGTATGGCGCACCCCAATCTCCCCTGTATCCTGCTGCATTATGATCTATGTattggtttttcttctttgtATCAGTCGGTGATTGGCCTATAAAATGCTTGGTTGTCTTCTTTTTGGTTATAGAGTTCTATCTGCCTAGGAAAACTGATACCATTATAAAGTTTTAAAGACCAGAAGAACTTTATCAACTAAGTTGATATTAGGTACTTTTTCCTTTGATTAACTACTCATGTTCTTTCACCAAAAGTTCTAGCTAACTGAAAATTTCAGTCCATGAATATGCTGCATCCATGTTCTTTTTCATCGTAACTGCTGCATCCATGTTCTTCTTCATCGTAGAAACATCTTTGCAGATTTCTTTTTGGTTCGTGCTTTGTTGTGTTGGTGGTGGGAGGTTGGAGGAGGGAGTTTTAAACGTCAATGTTTTATTAACTTTGGTTGACTGTTGGGATGTTTTATTCAGAATTTGCAATGCTAAATCATTGTTTGCTGTTTCTTCAAAAACTGATTATCCTGAAGGTGTTCAATTTGTTTCAGCTCGATCGATCCAACTTCTCACCTAATCACTTATTTTTTATTCTCTCGctgaaccattttttttttttttcacgatTAGAAAGACCCTGATGGAAATTAGGAGAGGCCTAGCTGGACATGGCTTGCGCTTGTTCTGTTTCTTAACCTTTTTTTAGTAACCACCCTAGCATAGTCGCGAGCAGTAGTACTCATGCACTGTTTCCATGGTGCTGCAGAGCAATTGGGTGCTTAATCTACATGAATTGTTTCAGTATTCAAGttttttttcttcctcttttcCAAATGTATTCAAGTTTGATCCACATAATATTGTTTCTCACCAAAAGCATTGGACTAGAATATGCAGGAGGAAAAGGAGTGGGGAAGTGAAAAATGGATATATGGAACCGCGATGGGTTGTATAGCCAACGACCCTCTTCATACAATGTGCTTCGAGAGCAATATCTTTTGTGAAATGATGAATACGCAAACTTATCCCAAATCCTGTTATTTAGATTGTTATTAATATGTTCTTTAATTTCATCTCTGCACAATTCTTTGATGTACAAAGCAGGATTTGAAAATTCGGTTTTTCATTATTCATTTTGGTTACTCAATGCTTCGGGCAATGTAGAATATTCAAAGTAGCCTCAATTGAAATGATGGCTCTTTCGACGGTGGAAGATTTTCCTAACCTGAAACATATATTTTCCCAAAAACCTTACAAAATTACTGGACGCACTCTACAGTCCACTTTAGGGAGGATCTAACAATGTGTGAAACTGAAAGTCGAAGTAAGAAACTAGTTTATAGCTTCACATAGGAAGCCACAAAAAAGCACACAATTGATAGAGCAACATAAGACAGTGATTTAGTGTTGAAAATGTGAAACGCTTTCATGTCTTTTCCCCATCTTGGAGAAATATGTCCTAAATTAGAATGATATGTGTCCCCGAGGGGATGGCTAAATCGTCGAACCGTAAAACAAAAACCAGGAGAGGTACGTTCAAAATTTTGCCACAATAACAATAAGGGGCTGATTTGTCATAAATAAACATGATTATTTTTATACTTGTACTCGTGGGTTGTGGCATATCATTTAGCAAATTAGTCGAGATGTGTGAAATTTGACAAACATGTTTAGATGGTACTTATGATTACAGGTTATAGCAAGTTATTTAACAAGTAAGTTGAGGCTTGTGCAAATTGATTCAAATAATGGAATAATAAAGTTTCACAGAAAATAATTTCAGAATGAGGGGTAAAGGCTAGTGATATTTTGTTGAATTTGAAGAGAGTTGCTAAATTGCCACACCAATTTGATCCAAACTTGGCCACACTTATGTAAAAACCATCATAACCtctattgtacaattttaaattaagataaactcaaatgacattaagtaagcataaattagtaaatttgacctaaatagtcatatgaatCTACCCTATTTGGGCTATTGTGGCCAAAATAGTGTGGCCAAAAGACCGTTGAATATATTCATTATTCTATGAGAAGTAAGCACAAACTTCCAAGAGCTGGTGATGCTTTGTCATTATTAGTTTTGAATGGAAGTTTCAACATTTGAGGGGCCTAACGACATTGACATTAAAAGCCACAAAATATAAACGCTTTTTAACGTTTACAAAACCTCAAAATGCTCACTCTTTCAAAACCAAAAGGAGGGAACTCAATGTCTGAAACATCAATGTGGGGTCTGTCCATATTTAGCCGTTAAATGTTATAATGCCCGCATCCCCTCAACGgccatattcatactcacaagcCCCTCTCTATATATACAAAGAACTTGACACATTTACCATCATCACCAAGTATTGTCACAAGAATTCAAGTAGAAAACAAATACTATTTCATTTTCAAAAATGACTTCTTCAAAGTTAAGGCATTCTTGTTCCTTCCCAATTTTACTTCTTTCTTTTTTGAATTTCATTCTTTTTATTCTCTCAGCAGCCTCAGTAGCTCCTATAGTTGTCCTCAAAACTCCACCAACGTCACTAGGTTGGTCTTTCCTCATGGTTTCTGCCATATCACTTCTTTCTTGTTTCATTGGTTTCTATTCCCAACTAACTCATTGTTGCTTCATAACACACCTCTCCCTTCTCTTGGCATCGTCCATCGGCCAATTACTAGGCATTCTAGCCTTGTTCACTAAGGAAAAATCGAGTCTTTCGATGCTGAAATCACCGAGAGACCCTAGAGAAGCTAAAGTTTTGGTGAGATTGGAATGTGGGGTTTTGATGGCTATGTTTGTAATGCAATTGGGAGTGTTGGTTTTGACTTGTGCAGTGCAGAGTTGTTGGGTGAGAGATTATGAAGGTCTTGAGGCAGAGAGAGAGGCATGGTCAAGGAAGAGGAATCAGAGGATTGCAAAAGTTCAAGAAGAGTCTATGGCAAATGCAACAAAGATTTCTGAAATGAAAGCTAAGGAGTTGGATGAgaagattaagaacaaatatGGTCAGTGGGTAAAAACTGATTTTGAAGGCTAGGTTCATACAGAAGCAAATTAAGGTCTTAAATATGCATTTGTTGGGTGTAGTAGTTGTTCTAATGATGTTTTTGAGAGTCACTACTGGGTGGCTATATTTGGGATTTGGAGATTGTTTTTATTAGTGTAAATAAAGCCTTGTTACAACTTTTATCTTGATGCAAAATATGTCCCATTCAGTTATGCACTTGTTCTCACCAATTTCCAGTGTAATATATTAAAAGTTCTTTACTTTCTCTgtgttcttttttctttctatttcatGTTTTAAACATTGCGGGTGGTGGGCAGGTTCAGAGAAGCCAAAATAGTATGCTTATAAACTTTTCAGTCATCACACTGGATAGACACCCAGTTGGGTTATCAAACTATAGGATAGGGACCGGtaatagaaaaagaaagaaaagcggTTTCATGATAGTACATAGAATAAACCATGCATGACATGCATGGCTAGGAAGAACCGGACATTAAATGTTCACTATACTTTAAAAAAGTAGAGTAGAGAGGTCATAAACAACGACAGAAATTGATTAATAAAACGAAAGTATATTTAGCTATAATTTTATTATTGAGGAGCAAAAATGCCCAAGGATAGCTCAAACTCAAAGTTAGAACTCCACTGAAACAGAAGGAACTACATCATACTTCAGTGCATGAAACGGACATTAAATGTTCACTATACTTTAAAAAAGTAGAGTAGAGAGGTCATAAACAACGACAGAAATTGATTAATAAAACGAAAGTATATTTAGCTATTTTATTATTGAGGAGCAAAAATGCCCAAGGATAGCTCAAACTCAAAGTTAGAACTCCACTGAAACAGAAGGAACTACATCATACTTCAGTGCATGAAACGTCTGAACGATAGCGAACCAAATGGAAATTGTTCAAAACTATCCTACTAGACATCCAAAATAGCATTCATCATCTATAATACCAATCTTAGGACCTGAGAGATATTGTTGCTAGATTAAAATAACCCAATCAAACAATACACCAACAAAGTCATCGTCGTCCTCaggttcttctttcttttcctccttggCAGGAGCTGCTGAAGTGCAGCAGCAGCAACTGGAACGCTGCTGAAGTGCAAGCAGCAGCAACTGGAGCAGTAATGGCTGCAGCAAACTTGCTCGGGTCCACTTTTTCAGCCTGTGAATGACTAATTCTGTTGCTGTGATAAATGACAGAATATTCTTCTACGCGTTGATGTACATGTGAGGAATAGCAGCAAGAGTAGGATATGCAAGAATCATGGAGAGACAAACAACATTTGTTAGTCCAGCAGCAAACTTAGTGACAAGAGTTCAAGAACCTCTGGACTGAAAACTGAGCCCTTGCATAGACAGACTGGACTATCAGACTATAAGAGAAAGGCTTACTGAGCAATTTAGACAGAAGGGCGGACTCAGATGGCTATAATAACTACGTGGAGCCATGGAGAGACCAACAATTGTTAGTCAGCAAGAGTAGGATACGCAAGAATCATGGAGAGACCAACAACGTTTGTCAGTCCAGCAGCAAACTTAGTGACAATAGTTCAAGAACCTCTGGATTGAAAACTGAGCCAGTGTCATAGACAGACTTCCAGTCCATAAGAGAATGGCTTAATGAGCAATCTAGACAGAAGGACGGACTCATATGGCTGTAATAACTACGTGTTGATAACACAAATATTGGACAAACATTATCGTCATCAATCAAGAACTGATCCTGAAAATCGTATTAGTCATGCATCTCCGCACATAGAGTTAATATCCATAGATAACATTCAACGTAGCCCAATCTTTCAAATTTGCATAGATATTTTTCATGAGCGTAGTACAATTTACGTTGCGTTTCATATAGGATTGACTTGCTGCGAAAGGGAATTTATTGATTTTCTGCCAATTGTTTCGACACGTGCGAGAATTTACTTCACAATTAAGGCCTCTGTTTCACAAGTCCAGGATGGCCAAGCTGCTAAAGCATTCTTCAATTGATTGAGACAGATAATTATACTGCATGCTTCATAACAGCAGGAGACTCCAAAAGCTGCTTGCTAATACTTCAGTTGAACACCATATTCATGGAGTGGAACTCTTGAGAAGTTTGAAATCCTTGACCCAGACAAAAATGTGTGAATCCGTCGATTTATCTCAACTGAACTTTTGCCAGGAATCTTTTCAGCTTCCACTTCATCCAACAAGAATTTCAACCTAGCTACATCCTCCCACCTTCCGGCTTCAGCATAGATGTTTTTCATGAGTATGTAGAAAGGAACTGTCTGGGGATTTAAATCAAATAGTCGATCTGCTAGAGATTCTGCCAGCTCAAGATTGCCATGAATTTTGCAAGCACCAAGCAAAGCTCCCCAAACATTTGCATCAGGCTCAATAGGCATGTTTTGTATAAATTCATAAGCCTCACGAAGTTGGCCTGCTCGTCCTAGAAGATCCACCATACAAGCACATTGCTCCACCTCTGGCATTATCGAATATTCTGTTTTCATGCTCTCAAAGTGCTTCCTCCCTTCCTCTACAAGACCTGAATGTCGACAAGCTGTCAATACAGCAGTGAAGGTGAAGCTATTAGGTTGGATTGCTTCATCTTTCATCTTCGAAAATAACTGAAGAGCGTCTCTCCCATGACCATGAGAAGCACAAGCCCCTATAATTGATGTCCAGGAAACCACACTTCTATTAGGCAACCTGTCAAAAACATCTCTAGCCAATTCCATACTCCCACATTTTGCATACATATCAATAAGTGCATTAGTGATTGGAACATTGCATTCCAGACCTTTGCTCTTTACAAGCTCATGCACCCATTTTCCAGTACCAAGTGCCCCCAACCTAGCACAAGCCGAAATAACAGTAACCACTGTAATATAATCGAACTCTACCCCTTGATCTAGCATCCTATGAAATAGCTTTATTGTCGCAGAACCAGCATCATTTTGCTCATAAGCAGCAATTATCGCATTCCATGAAACCACACTATGCTCCTTCATTTGATCAAACAAAGACCTAGCGACATCAACGAGTCCACACTTCCCGTAGAATGCAATCAAAGCGTTAACTAGTGAAACATCTGTTTCCACCCCTAACTTAATACTATATCCATGAATCAACATTCCCAGTTCCAAACACTCCAACCTTGCACATGCCGGAAGTACACTCACCAAAGTAATAGCATTAGGTAGAGTACCCGAattgaccattttcaaaaaaatccCTAACCCCTTCTCAGGAATTCCATTTTGCACGTACCCCGCAATCACAGCAGTCCAAGAAACGATATTCCTCACTCTCATTTGATCAAACACCAACTCTGAATCCAAAGTCTCACCGCTCTGCGCATACAGAGAAATCAAAGAACTCTGTACAAACACATCATTTTCAAATCCACTTTTAATAACGTTACAATGTACTTCTCTACCTTCTCTCAAAGCGGACAGCACAGAGCAAGAACGAAGTACAAAAGGGAACGTATAGTTATCAGCTAAGAATCCTTGGAAATGCATGTCTTTATAAAGAATTACGGATTCTTGACAAGGACCAAGATTGGAATATCCCCGAATCAAGGTGTTCCAAGCAAACACATCTCTTTGAGGCATTTGGTCGAACAGTTTCCGGGCATAGTCCATTGTGGACGATAGAGAACTTGCCAAAGATATAAGTTTGGTGCATACTGTGAGGTTTGCGTGATAACCATTTGTCAAGACCACAGCGTGTAATCTTTTGAGAGATTCGAGGGAGTTGCATGAGCTTAATAGGTAGCTGAAATGGAGGAATGGCtggttggaagaattaggcaagtGAAAGGGTACACTCAAGAGAGGCTCAAGTTTCCTCAGTAGTCTCCTTAGCGAATTGGCTGACATGAACACAACAAATTTGACATTATTGTGAAAAAAGTTTCCCAAAACAAACACTTTATTGCTTCTCCAAGGGACACTTTTCCTTCTTCATTTCTCCACAATTCACATTACGTCCTTGTATTTTGCTGTGTACTCcctttgtctcaaattattttttgttttttgttttacaGGCTCTTAAAATATTATTCCTTCACATAAAAAAGAGTGTCAATTTAATTATTTACACAAAAAATATTAATTCCtagataaaaataaataatttgacaAAAATAtctctaattaaataggtattgagatttgatgaCTTAACATTTAATAAGGATAAATTTAAAAAAGTAAGGTTAACTGTTTTTTGATTTGGTAAtaaaaaaatactccctccgtctcaaaatatttatcgtcCTTACTAAATATTTGTCGCCACTGAGTGCAACAACATTATCTCAACATAAATAAGATATTAAGATCCCACTTTTTTGGTTTTATATAGGCGCGTGTATACAAGTGTCATATTTTAACTTGTTTTTTTACAGGATAATTAGTAAAGAGGATAAATAATACgagaaaaaaaattcaagaaggcaAATAATATGAAAAAAATAAGTTCAGAGGTAATATACCCTCTTATGGTCTAGGTATGTAATTGACAATTTCGCTATAGCTTAACTGTGTTCATCTAACTTATCTCTAACAAAGAATGATGAGTGAGTCAGCATAACTCTTAGCATAAAAATATAATTCGCATTTACTCACATAACTTGAACTGAAAAAGACAAACTTTTATTAATGAAAATCTTAAACCTGTGAGATGAACCGGTATAATTGGCACTTTT
Protein-coding sequences here:
- the LOC132617515 gene encoding uncharacterized protein LOC132617515; translation: MTSSKLRHSCSFPILLLSFLNFILFILSAASVAPIVVLKTPPTSLGWSFLMVSAISLLSCFIGFYSQLTHCCFITHLSLLLASSIGQLLGILALFTKEKSSLSMLKSPRDPREAKVLVRLECGVLMAMFVMQLGVLVLTCAVQSCWVRDYEGLEAEREAWSRKRNQRIAKVQEESMANATKISEMKAKELDEKIKNKYGQWVKTDFEG
- the LOC132618076 gene encoding pentatricopeptide repeat-containing protein At2g29760, chloroplastic-like, encoding MSANSLRRLLRKLEPLLSVPFHLPNSSNQPFLHFSYLLSSCNSLESLKRLHAVVLTNGYHANLTVCTKLISLASSLSSTMDYARKLFDQMPQRDVFAWNTLIRGYSNLGPCQESVILYKDMHFQGFLADNYTFPFVLRSCSVLSALREGREVHCNVIKSGFENDVFVQSSLISLYAQSGETLDSELVFDQMRVRNIVSWTAVIAGYVQNGIPEKGLGIFLKMVNSGTLPNAITLVSVLPACARLECLELGMLIHGYSIKLGVETDVSLVNALIAFYGKCGLVDVARSLFDQMKEHSVVSWNAIIAAYEQNDAGSATIKLFHRMLDQGVEFDYITVVTVISACARLGALGTGKWVHELVKSKGLECNVPITNALIDMYAKCGSMELARDVFDRLPNRSVVSWTSIIGACASHGHGRDALQLFSKMKDEAIQPNSFTFTAVLTACRHSGLVEEGRKHFESMKTEYSIMPEVEQCACMVDLLGRAGQLREAYEFIQNMPIEPDANVWGALLGACKIHGNLELAESLADRLFDLNPQTVPFYILMKNIYAEAGRWEDVARLKFLLDEVEAEKIPGKSSVEINRRIHTFLSGSRISNFSRVPLHEYGVQLKY